In the genome of Terriglobales bacterium, the window CACCGTCGAGGCAGAAGAGGAGCTGCTGATCCTCTGTTTCAAATCGGTACTCAGAGACTATCCCAGAGCGCTCATAACCCTCGCGCCGCGGCATCCTGAGCGCTTCGATGCTGTGGCCGAACTTCTGCGCAGTGCGGGCGTAAGCTTTTGGCGCCGCTCAACCTGGAGTGGAACTGCGCTTGGCGGTGGCGTTCTCCTACTCGACACAATCGGCGAGTTGGCGTCGGTGTACTCGGTCGCGGAGATTACCTTCGTTGGCGGATCGCTCGTTGCTCGCGGCGGGCACAACATTCTCGAACCAGCACAGTTCGCCAAGCCAATTCTCGTCGGCCCTTATTACGAGAACTTTCGGGAGATCGTGCGGACCTTTCTCGCCAGCAATGCCGTGCTCGTAGTGAACACGGAACAGCTCAGTGCGACCGTGCTTCGTCTGCTGCAGCAGCCGCATGAAGCTACCCAGCTTGGCTCGCGAGCCTTTCACGTGGTGGAAGGTGGGCGCGGGAGCACACAGCGTACTCTGGCCGCCATCGTCGAGTTGCTGGATCGTCAAAGCACCGCAGTTACGAACTTGGGTGCATCGCAGCAATGATCGGCGCTTCCTTGTATCGCTCTGTCGTCGCAGTGCGCAACTACTGCTTCGATCATGAGATCCTGCGCGCGCGCCGCCTGTCATGGCCCGTGATCAGCGTGGGAAACATTTCCGTTGGCGGCTCCGGTAAAACACCGTTTGTCATCATGCTCGGCGAGTTGCTGAGACAGCGCGGAATTGAGGTCGATGTGCTCTCGCGAGGCTATCGTCGTGCTACGACCGGAGTACTGCGCGTCGATCCCGGCGGCACTCCCGAGCAATTCGGCGACGAACCTTTGCTTATCGCGCGTAAGCTTGGCTGCCCTGTTTTTGTCGGTGAGGATCGTTTCGATGCGGGACTCGAAGCGGAGGAAACCATCAAAGACTCGAAAGCAAATCGAGTCCACCTGCTCGATGACGGTTTCCAGCACCGCCAACTCCATCGCGACTTGGACATTGTGCTGCTGAATCAGGAAGATCTCTCGGACAAGCTCTTGCCCGCAGGGCGCCTTCGCGAGCCTCTGTCAGCATTGCAACGAGCAGATGTTGTTGTGGTGGACCAAGACTTTCCCCGCGATCAACTACCCCGAGGCGACTTCCAGGTCTGGACAATCGAGCGTAATCTCTTTGTTCCCAAATCGGCTCGTCCGGTAATCGCGTTCTGCGGGATCGCGCGTCCGCAGAGATTCTTCTCCGCGCTGCGGAAGCATGGGTTGGACGTTCGGGAGGAGATCGTCTTCCGCGATCATCACCGTTATACGCCTGACGATGTTGCGCGGTTAACTACCGCTCGGGCGCGGCATCCCGGTTCACAACTCATCACGACCGAGAAAGATGCTGTGAATCTCGGCGCGCATGCCGCAGAGTTGAACTCTGTCGTTGGGCCTCTTGAAACTCGGTTGAAACAAGCAGACGAAGCGGTCGCTTTAATGCTGACCACAATCTCCGAGCGGCGAACAAGCGTCTGAGACTTCTTATGTTTCTGGCGGACTTAGAGCGATTTTCACAGTTGCTATGTCCGACGCGGAATTATGAATTCCCCATA includes:
- the lpxK gene encoding tetraacyldisaccharide 4'-kinase is translated as MIGASLYRSVVAVRNYCFDHEILRARRLSWPVISVGNISVGGSGKTPFVIMLGELLRQRGIEVDVLSRGYRRATTGVLRVDPGGTPEQFGDEPLLIARKLGCPVFVGEDRFDAGLEAEETIKDSKANRVHLLDDGFQHRQLHRDLDIVLLNQEDLSDKLLPAGRLREPLSALQRADVVVVDQDFPRDQLPRGDFQVWTIERNLFVPKSARPVIAFCGIARPQRFFSALRKHGLDVREEIVFRDHHRYTPDDVARLTTARARHPGSQLITTEKDAVNLGAHAAELNSVVGPLETRLKQADEAVALMLTTISERRTSV